CTCAACTTGTTTTTCAGTTGCAGCAAGAGTTTCAAACTAACATCTCTATTAAACTCCTATTTACTGCTCCTTCTGTAGCAGAACTAGCCTTAGCAATTGAAGATCAAATGATTGAAGATTTAAATCAACTAACTGATGAAGAAGCTGCGGCAATTTTATCAAGTATTTAATCAGAATTTTACTAAATAAGTCGATCAAGTATTAAGTGATGACTGGCGGTAATCGAGTATGGATAGTAATGAAACAGAATTACAACGGCGATCGCAGCTTTCTCCTGTCAAACAGGCTTTGCTGAAAAAACGCTTACAAAACGAAACTCATTCAAATTCACAACTCAATCAAATTCCTCGACGCCCACAAAATTGTGCGATTCCGCTATCTTATGCTCAAGAACGGTTATGGTTAGCTGAAGGGTTATCTGGTGCTGCTATATACAATATGTTTAGTAGCATTCTAATTAAAGGAAAACTTGATATCTCTGCATTAGAACGCAGTATTCAAGAAATCGTTCAACGCCACGAAATCTTAAGGACATCATTCTCAGATGTAGAAGGGAAACCAATTCAGGTCATTGGTTCTACGTCGTTGACATTACCGCTAGTTGATTTGCGACATCTAGCAATTGACAAGCAGCAACAAGAAGTTCAACGCTTAACGATATCTGAACAAACGCAAGCTTTTGACTTAGCAAAAGATCCACTATTACGAGTTCAGCTACTTCATTTAAGTGAAGCAGAATACTTGATGCTATTGACTATTCATCATATTGTTGCTGATGCTTGGTCGCGGGGAATTTTCTTGCAAGAATTAGCAACGCTTTATACCGCCTTCAGCCAAGGAAAATCTTCTCCTTTATTGGAATTACCCATTCAATACGCAGATTATGCAATTTGGCAACGACAGCAACTTCAGGGTGAATTACTAGAAACGCAACTGGCTTATTGGCAAGAGAAATTACAGGGTGAATTACCAATTCTGAATTTACCAACCGATTGCCCTCGACCGCGATCGCAGTCATACAAAGGTGCAAGTTTATCCTTTACATTACCTCAAACACTCGCGAATTCACTGCAAGCTTTGAGCCATCAAGAGAGTGTGACCTTATTTGTCACATTGTTAGCTGCATTCAAGGTGCTATTACATCGCTATACCGGACAGGATGATATTTTAGTTGGTTCTCCGTTTGCTAACCGTAATCGCCCAGAAATAGAAAAATTGATTGGATTTTTCGTTAATACTTTGGTATTGCGTAGCGACTTATCGGGTAACGTGAGTTTTCGAGAATTAGTAAGTCGAGTCCGCGAGGTGGTATTAGGTGCGATCGCCCATCAAGATTTGCCATTTGAAAAGCTATTGGAATCGTTATCGCAGCGTCATCCTAGTAGTAATCCTCCGTTTCAAGTGATGTTCTCGTTGCAAAATCTACCAGATGTCACGCTGGAATTACCAGGAGTTACGTTACGTTTTCCTGAAGTGGAAAATCAAACAGCGTTTTTTGATTTGGTTTTGTCGATAACACAAACCAAGCAAGGATTAACTGGTGTGATGGAATACAACACCGATTTATTCAATCGAGATGCGATCGCGCGGATGCTAGGGCATTATCAGGTATTACTCGCAGGTATCATTGCCAACCCAGACCAGGCAATATCCAAGTTACCATTACTTACCGCGAAAGAACAGGCAACTTTAGCAACATGGCAACAAATTGAGTGTCATTATCCTTCAGATAAGTGCTTGCATCAGTTATTTGAAGCCCAAGTGGAGCAAACACCAAATGCTGTAGCCATCGTATTTGAAAATGAGCAACTAACATACCGCGAACTCAATCAAAAAGCAAATCAACTCGCGCATCATCTCCATAGCTTGGGAATTAAAACTCAAGCCAAAGTTGGGCTATGCGTCGAACGTTCGATCGAAATGGTTGTAGGGATATTAGGAATTCTCAAAGCAGGTGCAGCTTACGTACCCATCGATCCAAATTACCCACAGCAGAGGTTGGAGTTTATCTTAGCAGATGCACAAGTAGAATTACTTCTGACGCAGAGTCAATTCAATATTGAATATCCCACGCAATTAGCATTAGACACATTTTTTAGCAATACCCAATCAGTTGAAAATCTTAACTTAGAAATTACTCCAGATAACATTGCCTACGTCATTTATACTTCGGGTTCTACAGGGACACCCAAAGGAGTTTTGTGTACACACTACAATGTCGTTCGTCTGTTTCAAGCGACGCAAGCGTGGTTCAACTTTAATTCTCACGATGTCTGGACGCTGTTTCACTCGATCGCCTTTGACTTTTCAGTTTGGGAATTATGGGGCGCATTACTTCACGGTGGAAAACTCGCGATCGTTCCTTATTGGGTGAGTCGTTCTCCAGAAGAATTTTATGCGATGTTATCGCAACAAAAGGTGACAGTTCTCAACCAAACACCTTCAGCATTTCGTCAGTTAATGCGAGTCGATGCTGAACGCGATCGCCACGATTTAAACTTGCGTTTCGTGATTTTTGGCGGCGAAGCGTTGGAAATCCAAAGTTTGCAGCCTTGGTTAGAAAAACATGGGCGATCGCCGCAGTTGATCAATATGTATGGAATTACCGAAACAACCGTCCATGTCACCTATCGTCCGATCACCATCGCCGATATCTCCAATCATTGTGGCAATATTATTGGTCGCCCCATCCCAGATTTGCAAGTTTATCTATTAGATCAAAATCAACAACCCGTACCCATCGGGATTCCAGGTGAAATCTATGTTGGAGGTGCAGGTGTCGCATCAGGTTATCTCAACCGTACTGAAACCAACTCAAAGTTTATTCCTCATCTCTTTAACAATAACTCCTCAGCGCGTCTTTATCGAACAGGCGATCTAGCGCGTTACTTAGCAAACGGTGAGATGGAATACTTAGGGCGCATTGACAATCAAGTGAAAATTCGCGGTTTCCGTATTGAAATCGGCGAAATCGAAGCAACATTAGCTACTCATCCTGAAGTTGCTGAAGTTGTTGTACTCGTCAGAGAACTTGAAGATAAGCAGATTATTGCCTACGTTGTACCACAGCAAAAACACAGCGAACTGACAACGAATCTGCGTCAATTCCTACAACAAAAACTACCCGATTACATGTTGCCATCTGCCTTCGTCATCTTAGATACTTTACCACTCACATCAAACGGTAAAGTAGACAGACAAGCATTACCCGCACCAGACCATAATAGATTCGATATAGCAACATCCTTAGTTGCACCACGAACACCAATAGAAAAAGCACTAGCAGAAATTTGGTCAGAATTACTTCATATTGAATTTATCGGCATTCACGAGAATTTCTTTGAAATAGGCGGACACTCACTTTTAGCAACACAACTTCTGTCCCGCATTCGCCAACAATTCCAAGTAGATTTACCTTTAAAAATCATTTTTACCGTAGGTTTTACAATCGCAGAATTAGCAAAAATCATCCGAGAATACCAACTTCAACAAGTAGAAACTGACGATATTGTTGCCCTCCTGCAAGAAATAAACGCACTCTCAGATCAAGAAGTGCTAATGACACTCAATCAATTGCAGTGACTTTTAATAGATTTTCCTCTCAATAAAAACCTCCTCACCATTTAAAGCAGATTGCTATAGCAGCAAAGATTATGGCAAACATCTTACTCACAACACACTGGTCAAACGGAGAAGTCTACCCATTTATCAAAATAGGTAAGGAACTAAAATCGCGAGGACATAAAGTCACCGTCATCACCAACTGCTACTTTGAAAAAGCAGTACAACAGGCAGAGTTAAACTTTCTAGCACTAGACACTCCCGCAGAATTTGAGCAGTTAATAGCAGAGGGATATTTATTTAATACTCCGCAAGGATTCTTAAAAATTTATCAACAGTATGTTTTGCCAAAAGTAGCTGCAGAATATCAATTAATAGCTAAACTTTATTCTCCCAAAGAAACTGTTTTAGTTGCCCGTTCCACACCAGGAATTGCCGCGCGAATCGCTGCCGAAAAACTAGAAATACCACTCGTAGCGGTGATGTCTTCTCCGAGTCATGTATCAACTCAGTCGCTAGCTGAAGAAATGATCGGTTCAATTCTGGGTGATGAAATTAATCAAATCAGAACAAAAATTGGTTTACCTGTAGTAGATAATTGGTCAACATGGCTAAGAAATACACCGAGTCAAACAATCGGACTTTGGGCAGACTGGTTTTGTGATGCAATTACAGAATCATCGGGAGTCTTGCAGACAGGTTTTATCTGGGATAATGAACCCACAATCAGCCCTATTCCTGCGGATGTTCAAGATTTTTTGCAACAGGAATCACCAATTTTAATTACAGGTGGAACAACAGCACTAGCTGGAGAGAATTTTTTTGCAGTGAGTGCCGCAGCTTGTAAATTACTAGATTGTCCAGGGTTATTAGTAACTCGTCATCAAAAATTGGTTCCTAGTAAACTTCCCGATCGCGTGAAGTGGACAAAATATCTACCATCACTGGCTAGCTGTATGCCTTATACGAGCGCAATTATTCATCATGGTGGTTTAGTCACAAGCGGTCAAGGTTTAGCTGCAGGGATACCTCAATTAGTTTTAGGTGGTGGTGCCGATCAACTTTACACTGGTTCTTGCCTCAAAAATTTAGGTGTTGGCAAATATCTAGCTACTTTACAATGGCAACCTGAAGTTGTTGCGCAAAGTCTGCGTGAATTAATCAATTCAGATTTAGTGCGCGATCGCTGTCGGGTATTCGCAGCTAAATTTATTAATACAAATCCAGTTGCAACGACTTGTGATGTCATCGAAACGCAGATCCGGCGAAATACATCATTCCAACGTATTTTAGTCAAGGAAGGATTGGAATCTCAGGCGATCGCAACGAACACAAAACCCCAGAAATCAACTCACAGCCAACTTCTTGCGCTAGCAGAAAAACTATCTCCCGAAAAACTGGCACTGCTAGAACTAAAGTTGATGCAAAAGGAAAGAAATTCAAAAACGATTCCTGCTATTCCCCGCCAACCCGAACTCAATTATTTTCCCCTCTCGTTTGCGCAACAACGCCTGTGGTTTCTCGATCAATTAGAACCAGGCAACCCTACATATAACATCTCCGGTGCAGTTCAACTCACGGGAATGCTAAACATTACAGCGCTAGAACAATCATTTCAGGCTTTAGTGCAACGCCACGAAGCGTTAAGAACGACTTTTGCGATCGTACAAGAACAACCCATGCAGGCGATCGCTGCAAGTTTGCCGTTCGCAATACCAATAGTAAATCTACAAGAACTTCCACCAAGCCAACAGCAACAACAAATTCAATCTCTCATTGCTGAAGAACAAATTCGTCCTTTTGACCTCAACCAAGGTTCATTACTACGAGTTACGTTGCTACGGCTGAATCCAGAAAACCACGTGATGATGTTTTCCATGCATCACATTATCTCTGATGGCTGGTCGATGGGAATCTTGATTCGAGAAATTGCTCAATTTTATGACGCGTTTTCTACAGGGAAGTCTCCCAAGCTTCCCCCATTACCGATTCAGTATGCAGACTTTGCAGTTTGGCAGCGTCAATTGTTGCAAACAGAAGTCCTAAAAACCCAGATGAACTATTGGAAGCGGCAATTAGCGGGCGAT
Above is a window of Gloeocapsopsis sp. IPPAS B-1203 DNA encoding:
- a CDS encoding condensation domain-containing protein, with product MANILLTTHWSNGEVYPFIKIGKELKSRGHKVTVITNCYFEKAVQQAELNFLALDTPAEFEQLIAEGYLFNTPQGFLKIYQQYVLPKVAAEYQLIAKLYSPKETVLVARSTPGIAARIAAEKLEIPLVAVMSSPSHVSTQSLAEEMIGSILGDEINQIRTKIGLPVVDNWSTWLRNTPSQTIGLWADWFCDAITESSGVLQTGFIWDNEPTISPIPADVQDFLQQESPILITGGTTALAGENFFAVSAAACKLLDCPGLLVTRHQKLVPSKLPDRVKWTKYLPSLASCMPYTSAIIHHGGLVTSGQGLAAGIPQLVLGGGADQLYTGSCLKNLGVGKYLATLQWQPEVVAQSLRELINSDLVRDRCRVFAAKFINTNPVATTCDVIETQIRRNTSFQRILVKEGLESQAIATNTKPQKSTHSQLLALAEKLSPEKLALLELKLMQKERNSKTIPAIPRQPELNYFPLSFAQQRLWFLDQLEPGNPTYNISGAVQLTGMLNITALEQSFQALVQRHEALRTTFAIVQEQPMQAIAASLPFAIPIVNLQELPPSQQQQQIQSLIAEEQIRPFDLNQGSLLRVTLLRLNPENHVMMFSMHHIISDGWSMGILIREIAQFYDAFSTGKSPKLPPLPIQYADFAVWQRQLLQTEVLKTQMNYWKRQLAGDLPVLNLSSGRERSQVTSCQGATYTFALPADLSQKLQALSHQAGVTLFMTLLAAFKTLLHRYTNQVDIIVGTDVANRNRAEIEGLIGFFINLLVLRTDLSGNPTFRELLERVREVALAAYTHQDLPFAKLVEELQPERHSHPTPLFQILFVMQNIPIAEQSLLGLSIKQLEVDINTTKFDLALFMSETEQGLVGNWNYNTELFNASAIAQITSHFQVLLNSIVIQPDARISSLEIYTETEIKQQAMQQSDRKAFKREKFMKVAPKAVNLSTQLVKIDYLQPGQTLPVVITPANDGINLIDWTKNNSNFIEKELLKHGAILFRGFLKSVPEFESFAQTICPNLFGEYGDLPREGVSGKVYTSTPYPPDKAILFHNESSHLHRFPLKIWFFCVQPAAQGGETPLVDCRQVYQLLDSKTKEKFADKKLLYVRNYIDGLDVTWQDFFHTTEKAKVEDFCRQSATNFEWLTNDNLKTSKVCHAIAQHPRTHEAVFFNQIQLHHIACLEPAVRESLFSLFGKNKLPRNVYYGDGSPIEDTVIEEILAVYLQATISFPWQKGDVLMLDNMLVAHGRNPYVEPRKIVVAMGEMVNSEDIIK
- a CDS encoding non-ribosomal peptide synthetase; translated protein: MDSNETELQRRSQLSPVKQALLKKRLQNETHSNSQLNQIPRRPQNCAIPLSYAQERLWLAEGLSGAAIYNMFSSILIKGKLDISALERSIQEIVQRHEILRTSFSDVEGKPIQVIGSTSLTLPLVDLRHLAIDKQQQEVQRLTISEQTQAFDLAKDPLLRVQLLHLSEAEYLMLLTIHHIVADAWSRGIFLQELATLYTAFSQGKSSPLLELPIQYADYAIWQRQQLQGELLETQLAYWQEKLQGELPILNLPTDCPRPRSQSYKGASLSFTLPQTLANSLQALSHQESVTLFVTLLAAFKVLLHRYTGQDDILVGSPFANRNRPEIEKLIGFFVNTLVLRSDLSGNVSFRELVSRVREVVLGAIAHQDLPFEKLLESLSQRHPSSNPPFQVMFSLQNLPDVTLELPGVTLRFPEVENQTAFFDLVLSITQTKQGLTGVMEYNTDLFNRDAIARMLGHYQVLLAGIIANPDQAISKLPLLTAKEQATLATWQQIECHYPSDKCLHQLFEAQVEQTPNAVAIVFENEQLTYRELNQKANQLAHHLHSLGIKTQAKVGLCVERSIEMVVGILGILKAGAAYVPIDPNYPQQRLEFILADAQVELLLTQSQFNIEYPTQLALDTFFSNTQSVENLNLEITPDNIAYVIYTSGSTGTPKGVLCTHYNVVRLFQATQAWFNFNSHDVWTLFHSIAFDFSVWELWGALLHGGKLAIVPYWVSRSPEEFYAMLSQQKVTVLNQTPSAFRQLMRVDAERDRHDLNLRFVIFGGEALEIQSLQPWLEKHGRSPQLINMYGITETTVHVTYRPITIADISNHCGNIIGRPIPDLQVYLLDQNQQPVPIGIPGEIYVGGAGVASGYLNRTETNSKFIPHLFNNNSSARLYRTGDLARYLANGEMEYLGRIDNQVKIRGFRIEIGEIEATLATHPEVAEVVVLVRELEDKQIIAYVVPQQKHSELTTNLRQFLQQKLPDYMLPSAFVILDTLPLTSNGKVDRQALPAPDHNRFDIATSLVAPRTPIEKALAEIWSELLHIEFIGIHENFFEIGGHSLLATQLLSRIRQQFQVDLPLKIIFTVGFTIAELAKIIREYQLQQVETDDIVALLQEINALSDQEVLMTLNQLQ